One Nitrospira sp. DNA segment encodes these proteins:
- a CDS encoding TlpA disulfide reductase family protein produces the protein MRRLILAFGLLVFSVLSTAPVSAAGLFKVGENAPSFALTAITGETVSLQSYKGKVVVLGLFHICEPCMIQGTALQKVHESTQGRNVAVLGVNSSGNAKREVGEFLSGFPVKITYPYLLDPAKVTDKLYGGGKFIPNVYVIDQNGVIRWQRVGNMDLAGADVIVAEVEKLLAGDNRM, from the coding sequence ATGAGACGACTGATACTGGCGTTTGGGTTGCTGGTCTTCTCAGTACTGTCTACGGCACCGGTTTCCGCGGCGGGATTATTCAAGGTAGGAGAGAATGCCCCATCCTTCGCCCTTACTGCTATCACCGGTGAAACCGTATCGCTCCAGTCCTATAAAGGTAAAGTTGTGGTGCTGGGACTCTTTCACATCTGTGAGCCTTGCATGATACAGGGGACCGCCTTGCAGAAGGTCCATGAGTCTACGCAAGGCAGGAACGTGGCGGTGTTGGGTGTCAATTCATCGGGCAATGCGAAACGGGAGGTCGGAGAATTCTTATCTGGTTTCCCGGTCAAGATCACGTATCCCTACCTGTTAGATCCAGCGAAGGTGACGGATAAACTGTACGGTGGGGGAAAGTTTATCCCAAATGTGTACGTGATCGACCAAAATGGAGTCATCCGCTGGCAGCGAGTCGGCAATATGGACTTGGCGGGAGCCGACGTGATTGTTGCAGAGGTTGAGAAGCTGTTGGCGGGCGACAATAGGATGTAA
- a CDS encoding tetratricopeptide repeat protein translates to MTLRNSLSEELNRQGNEHFSRGYYTEAYTCYAKALEYDRLSGDQRALVATLGNLGNICAVSGRRDFAQAHYQEVLELQTVLGDEKGIGTTLANLGNLRADAGEWDRARAYYLEALDLMTKTHDEPAQAVLFSDLGLVARETGQFEEAIQFYERSLELMRRLSNLGGVADAWRMIGRTFLVQKRYDEAIACCQTSQSVAERLRDELRAGGARYVLAQCYEEMGRLQDAAELLEQVVDMDRKYRLPKLEENTQRLKTLRARLPDWYQSRPRRGIQA, encoded by the coding sequence ATGACATTGCGTAACAGCCTATCCGAAGAATTGAATCGACAAGGCAACGAGCACTTCTCACGAGGATACTACACGGAGGCCTATACCTGTTACGCCAAGGCCTTAGAGTATGATCGGCTGAGCGGTGATCAACGGGCTCTGGTCGCCACCCTTGGTAACCTGGGTAACATCTGTGCCGTCAGCGGACGGCGGGATTTTGCGCAGGCACATTATCAGGAGGTCTTGGAACTGCAAACAGTCCTCGGTGACGAAAAGGGAATCGGGACGACGCTGGCAAATTTGGGGAATCTCCGGGCCGATGCCGGGGAATGGGATCGGGCACGGGCCTATTATTTGGAGGCCCTCGACCTCATGACCAAGACGCATGATGAACCGGCCCAGGCCGTCCTGTTTTCGGACCTTGGTTTGGTGGCTCGTGAAACCGGCCAGTTTGAAGAGGCGATTCAGTTTTACGAACGGTCGTTGGAGTTAATGCGTCGGCTGAGTAATCTGGGTGGTGTCGCGGACGCCTGGCGCATGATAGGCCGCACGTTCTTGGTACAAAAGCGCTACGATGAAGCCATTGCCTGTTGCCAGACCAGCCAATCGGTCGCCGAGCGATTACGCGATGAGCTTCGTGCCGGTGGAGCCAGATACGTGCTGGCTCAATGTTATGAGGAAATGGGGCGCTTGCAGGATGCAGCAGAGCTTCTCGAACAGGTGGTGGACATGGATCGTAAGTATCGCCTGCCGAAACTGGAAGAAAACACACAACGCCTCAAAACACTTCGTGCCCGCCTCCCCGATTGGTATCAGTCGCGGCCTCGTCGAGGGATACAGGCATGA